One window from the genome of Diabrotica virgifera virgifera chromosome 6, PGI_DIABVI_V3a encodes:
- the LOC126886942 gene encoding uncharacterized protein LOC126886942, translating to MDKMTPEQKVKADELLSRAIYSSQAPLALVENIQWQKLFKFLRPAYQIPTRHLVSGPLLDSEHLRVKAMVSENIAGAHSVGLMVDGWSNIRNEAVLNFVVTTPKSFLFKIMPTGTAPHTAEYMAKTLGAVIREIGPRKVFGIVTDNAANMKAAWALIENDFDNNIFTYGCFAHSLN from the exons ATGGATAAAATGACACCTGAACAAAAAGTAAAAGCCGATGAACTGCTTAGCCGGGCTATCTATTCAAGTCAAGCACCACTGGCTTTAGTAGAAAATATACAGTGGCAGAAGTTGTTTAAATTTCTCAGACCTGCTTATCAGATACCAACCCGACACCTTGTATCAGGCCCACTATTAGACAGTGAGCACCTACGTGTAAAGGCTATGGTTTCGGAAAACATTG CTGGAGCACATTCTGTTGGACTAATGGTGGATGGATGGTCCAATATTAGGAACGAGGCTGTCCTAAACTTTGTTGTAACAACTCCAAAGTCATTCCTTTTTAAAATTATGCCCACAGGCACTGCACCTCATACTGCTGAATATATGGCAAAAACCCTTGGTGCAGTAATACGTGAAATCGGTCCCCGAAAGGTATTTGGTATAGTCACAGACAATGCAGCAAACATGAAAGCTGCTTGGGCCTTGATTGAAAATGATTTTGATAATAACATTTTTACCTATGGATGCTTTGCTCATTCTCTTAATTGA